From Canis lupus baileyi chromosome 16, mCanLup2.hap1, whole genome shotgun sequence, a single genomic window includes:
- the LOC140607038 gene encoding uncharacterized protein isoform X2, with protein sequence MGASPGSLNISVSLARPSAPLAWVSAPQSIMSRLCLSLFFIFTWQPSWLLGQAAPLPAWARRTSGPRRSPEPPEPPEPWSSHSSELLHESLQALTHPAEAGGGFNNLRSSAPAQISAPPKQLTETLVPFLDTDSNGELPPETDQYLNDKPTLHERLLQVVPALGDENQAIVLPPPLKSKMKTGDEPEDHQSLEILAPPLDSQGLNQRKFFVSSPNLDKDLVQHRRLAKVVIGTPNQFANKELLEQLQDDYSDSGMDIIYPEENRPMDFPGGPDQPPELPEELEISSLLQETPAGPLQSTVEEPEPFVPGVEAQAKHPESPEETETPPLLQDALSQPPEILKEAGNSVSPQEAPAEPSSTPEVQQEASAQPTEAPEEVEPWTPQEAPAQPPEEKVPPQEVNVPSLSQNEAQRPKLHNVTVKPVDLALTVTVTQPPQHPKKAEPAILQEQPAQPPELSLGEVEPIPTQQEHPAQPLEHHEVKVAPPGHHQVQQLNLPNITVKLAGVQVTVTPEPTTEVGPLPVQRESVTQPSVPLNVEPFATQHEAPTLPPQSPEENEHLPFQQETPTESPESPTQEKPPTQQETPVQTAGEVKPSTTQQDTLAQDSQAPEEGESPSTQEEALAQLPGTQEEKEPSPPQQEAPAELPQIPEEGEPSSIQEESQDHHAQTPEKAKPSSTQQEAPTQYPQASEEGEPSPAQEEAPTQFPQIHVKSGFPEQHPAPAENVEPYPDQQGVPTQTGDLPEETELSPSQQWSSSLPQMPVVGVEPSPVQPEHQAQPPESSTDIVAQPPVHHEVTSSRLGPGEAQHPMLPNITAKPVDLEVFITPVPTKFEHAPGQQEASAQAPVPPEQVEFSPAQSELLFESPETLEDEFPPGQQELIVKTPDPPKEMEPTSAQQEAPAEPSEPHKEIEPSSNEYTVSAHSPGPTEDVKPPTQPEVPAQPPVPQQVPAISPEPRQEVEPSATQQESPAQSLELADKVEPLPVSQKTPSQLLQFPEKVESSPVLQEAPSLPLEPLKEVELSPAQQVAQTQPSELPEKLESFPILQQASTQSPEPHQESEPSPAQPPEPSKEVEPQLPVHNEMTVPPQGQDQAQRSSLPSVTAKPVDLEFTVPPEPSTTLQQTLAPPEDPEVTLPHPEHVEAQSPNLSEVTVQPLDLELTITPEPITEVETSTMQETPGPPLEPPDESVMQPPMYREVTVPTPGQDQARHLLLPNVTVQPLDLELTLTPEPTTKVEHSTTVSKTTVPPKDMEVTFAHQEQVQAQHPILTEVTVQPLDLGLTITSEFTKEIELPQPMQETPIQLPEPPKEVTVAQSPVYQEETIPTPGWDQIQHPSSPSVTVQPLDLELTVSPEPTTEVEHSTALKKTIAPPKDVEVTFAHLEQVLSRRPNLTKVTVQPLDLELTITPASTTEIEPSPTMPLELPKELVAQPSIYQEAAVPTSAQDQAQHLWSPNVTTQPLALELTISPKPTTEVEQSTTLHQTTAPPKDLEVTFPPSEQVQVQHSTLNKVKVKPLDLGLTITPEPTTETKPSPTMQETPTQPPEPPKEVVVQYPFHQEGTVPTLGQDQAPYPTLPSVTVHPVDMGLTITSEPTTQVEGSTTTKTTTPPPKDLEMTLAHLEQIQRQHPNLTEVTVPPMDLEITVTAGSNMEVEPSPARQETPTQPPEPPKEVKVQYPFHQEVMSPTPSKGEVQHPESPSITFHNGGLGLTITPEPITEAKHSATTKKTTAPSPADLEVTLAHRERVQSQQPNLTKVTVPPMDLEITVSHQPESSESVLPPTTQPSVVHFAKYFPEKAYTTFTEQPEQSVTTNVNICELCTCKDETLSCTGFSPKQRLRRVPVPEPNTDNNTFTILNFQGNAISYIEENTWKPYRWTEKL encoded by the exons ATGGGGGCGTCACCGGGCTCCCTGAACATTTCGGTTTCTCTGGCGAGACCGAGCGCCCCACTGGCTTGGGTCTCTGCTCCGCAGAGTATCATGTCCAGGCTttgcctctcccttttttttatttttacctggcAACCGTCGTGGTTGTTGGGCCAGGCAGCTCCGCTTCCCGCGTGGGCCCGTCGGACCTCCGGCCCTCGGAGATCCCCGGAACCCCCGGAACCCCCGGAACCCTGGTCTTCGCACTCTTCTGAACTCCTGCATGAATCGCTCCAGGCACTTACCCACCCCGCAGAGGCGGGGGGGGGCTTTAATAACTTGAGGTCCTCTGCTCCAGCCCAGATATCGGCCCCGCCTAAGCAGTTGACTGAGACTTTGGTTCCATTCCTGGACACGGATTCAAATGGTGAGCTGCCCCCAGAGACAGATCAGTATCTGAATGACAAGCCAACCCTGCACGAAAGGCTCTTACAAGTGGTTCCAGCGTTGGGTGATGAGAATCAGGCCATAGTTCTACCTCCTCCactcaaaagtaagatgaaaacTGGAGATGAGCCAGAAGATCACCAGTCATTGGAAATACTTGCTCCACCTCTGGACAGTCAGGGTTTAAACcaaagaaagttttttgtttcatcCCCAAACCTGGACAAAGATCTAGTTCAGCATCGAAGGCTTGCCAAAGTTGTTATTGGAACTCCAAACCAATTTGCAAATAAAGAGCTCCTAGAACAACTGCAGGACGATTATTCAGATTCTGGTATGGATATCATATACCCTGAGGAAAACCGACCAATGGATTTCCCAGGGGGACCAGATCAACCCCCAGAGCTCCCTGAGGAGCTTGAAATTTCTTCACTCCTGCAGGAGACCCCTGCAGGACCTCTCCAGTCCACTGTAGAGGAACCTGAACCTTTTGTGCCTGGAGTGGAGGCCCAGGCCAAGCATCCAGAGTCCCCTGAAGAGACAGAAACACCTCCACTTCTTCAGGACGCTCTATCTCAGCCTCCAGAGATCCTTAAGGAAGCTGGAAATTCTGTAAGCCCACAGGAGGCCCCAGCTGAACCTTCAAGTACCCCTGAAGTCCAACAGGAAGCCTCAGCTCAACCTACAGAGGCACCTGAGGAAGTAGAACCTTGGACCCCTCAGGAGGCCCCAGCTCAGCCACCAGAGGAGAAGGTACCACCTCAGGAGGTAAATGTGCCATCTCTGAGTCAGAATGAAGCTCAGCGGCCAAAATTACACAATGTCACTGTTAAACCTGTAGATTTGGCACTTACTGTAACTGTGACTCAGCCTCCACAGCACCCCAAGAAGGCTGAGCCTGCAATCCTGCAAGAACAACCAGCTCAGCCACCAGAGCTGTCTTTGGGGGAGGTGGAACCTATTCCAACCCAGCAGGAGCACCCAGCTCAACCTCTAGAGCATCATGAGGTGAAAGTTGCACCTCCAGGTCACCATCAGGTTCAACAGTTAAACCTGCCCAATATCACTGTTAAACTTGCAGGCGTGCAGGTTACTGTAACACCAGAACCCACTACAGAGGTGGGACCTTTGCCAGTTCAACGTGAGTCTGTCACTCAGCCCTCTGTGCCCCTTAATGTGGAACCTTTTGCAACCCAGCATGAAGCCCCAACTCTGCCTCCACAGTCCCCTGAGGAGAATGAACATTTGCCATTTCAACAGGAGACTCCAACTGAGTCCCCAGAATCTCCCACACAGGAGAAACCTCCAACACAGCAGGAGACCCCTGTTCAGACCGCTGGAGAGGTTAAACCTTCCACAACCCAGCAGGACACCCTGGCTCAGGATTCACAGGCTCCTGAGGAGGGTGAATCACCTTCAAcccaggaggaggccctggcTCAACTTCCAGGGACTCAGGAAGAGAAGGAACCTTCTCCACCCCAGCAGGAGGCCCCTGCTGAGCTTCCACAAATCCCTGAGGAGGGTGAACCTTCCTCAATACAGGAGGAGAGCCAGGATCATCATGCACAGACTCCTGAGAAAGCTAAACCTTCTTCAACCCAGCAGGAGGCCCCAACCCAGTATCCACAGGCCTCTGAGGAGGGAGAACCATCTCCAGCTCAGGAAGAGGCTCCCACTCAATTTCCACAAATTCATGTGAAGAGTGGGTTTCCAGAACAACATCCAGCCCCTGCTGAAAATGTTGAACCTTATCCAGATCAGCAGGGAGTACCAACACAGACTGGAGATCTTCCTGAAGAAACTGAACTTTCTCCAAGCCAGCAGTGGAGCTCATCTCTGCCTCAGATGCCTGTCGTAGGTGTAGAACCTTCTCCAGTCCAGCCTGAGCACCAGGCTCAGCCTCCAGAGTCCTCTACAGATATTGTAGCTCAGCCTCCAGTACATCATGAGGTGACATCCTCACGTCTAGGTCCTGGTGAAGCTCAGCATCCAATGTTGCCCAATATCACAGCAAAACCTGTAGATCTGGAGGTTTTCATAACTCCAGTGCCCACTAAGTTTGAACATGCtccagggcagcaggaggcctCTGCTCAAGCTCCAGTTCCCCCTGAGCAGGTTGAATTTTCTCCAGCCCAGTCCGAGCTTCTTTTCGAGTCTCCAGAGACCCTTGAAGATGAATTTCCTCCAGGCCAACAAGAACTCATAGTAAAGACTCCAGACCCTCCTAAGGAGATGGAACCTACTTCAGCCCAACAGGAGGCCCCAGCTGAGCCATCAGAGCCCCATAAGGAGATTGAACCATCTTCAAATGAGTACACAGTCTCAGCTCATTCTCCAGGGCCCACTGAAGACGTCAAGCCTCCAACCCAACCAGAGGTTCCAGCTCAGCCTCCTGTTCCCCAGCAGGTCCCAGCTATATCTCCTGAGCCCCGACAGGAGGTAGAGCCTTCTGCCACACAACAGGAATCCCCAGCCCAGTCTTTAGAACTTGCTGACAAAGTGGAACCTCTTCCAGTCTCTCAAAAGACCCCTTCTCAGCTTCTACAGTTTCCTGAGAAGGTGGAATCCTCTCCAGTCCTGCAAGAAGCTCCATCTCTACCTCTAGAGCCCCTTAAGGAGGTAGAACTTTCTCCAGCCCAACAGGTGGCACAGACTCAGCCTTCAGAGCTCCCTGAGAAGCTAGAGTCATTTCCAATTCTGCAGCAGGCTTCAACTCAGTCTCCAGAGCCCCATCAAGAGTCAGAACCTTCTCCAGCTCAGCCTCCAGAGCCATCTAAGGAGGTTGAACCACAACTTCCAGTCCATAACGAGATGACAGTTCCACCTCAAGGACAAGATCAAGCTCAGCGTTCAAGCTTGCCCAGTGTCACTGCTAAACCTGTTGACTTGGAGTTTACTGTACCTCCAGAGCCTTCTACAACCCTGCAGCAGACTCTAGCTCCTCCAGAGGATCCAGAGGTGACACTTCCACATCCAGAACATGTTGAGGCTCAGAGTCCAAATTTGTCTGAAGTCACAGTTCAACCTTTAGATCTGGAGCTTACCATAACACCAGAACCCATTACAGAGGTTGAAACTTCAACGATGCAAGAGACTCCAGGTCCTCCTTTAGAGCCACCTGACGAGTCTGTAATGCAGCCTCCCATGTATCGGGAGGTGACAGTTCCAACTCCAGGTCAGGATCAAGCTCGGCATCTATTGTTACCCAATGTAACGGTTCAGCCTTTGGACTTGGAGCTTACCCTAACTCCAGAACCCACCACAAAAGTTGAACATTCTACAACCGTGAGTAAAACTACTGTTCCTCCAAAGGACATGGAAGTGACATTTGCACATCAAGAGCAGGTTCAAGCTCAGCATCCAATCTTGACTGAAGTCACAGTTCAGCCTTTGGACCTGGGGCTTACCATAACTTCAGAATTCACTAAGGAGATTGAACTTCCTCAACCTATGCAGGAGACTCCAATCCAGCTTCCAGAGCCACCTAAGGAGGTTACTGTAGCTCAATCTCCAGTATATCAGGAGGAGACCATTCCAACACCAGGTTGGGATCAAATTCAGCATCCATCATCACCCAGTGTAACAGTTCAACCTTTGGACCTGGAGCTTACTGTAAGTCCAGAACCCACTACAGAAGTTGAACATTCTACAGCCCTGAAAAAGACTATAGCTCCTCCAAAAGACGTGGAGGTGACATTTGCACATCTCGAGCAGGTTCTGTCTCGCCGTCCAAACTTGACTAAGGTCACAGTTCAACCTTTGGACCTGGAACTTACCATAACTCCAGCATCCACTACAGAGATTGAACCTTCTCCAACCATGCCTCTAGAGCTGCCTAAGGAACTTGTAGCTCAACCTTCCATATATCAAGAGGCAGCAGTTCCAACGTCAGCTCAGGATCAAGCTCAGCACCTGTGGTCACCAAATGTGACAACACAACCTTTGGCCCTAGAGCTTACCATAAGTCCAAAACCCACTACAGAGGTTGAACAGTCTACAACTCTGCATCAGACTACAGCTCCTCCAAAGGACCTTGAGGTGACATTTCCACCATCAGAGCAGGTTCAGGTTCAGCATTCAACCTTAAATAAAGTCAAAGTTAAACCTTTGGACTTGGGGCTTACCATAACTCCAGAACCTACTACAGAGACCAAACCTTCTCCAACCATGCAAGAGACCCCAACTCAGCCTCCAGAGCCACCTAAGGAGGTTGTAGTTCAATATCCATTCCATCAGGAGGGGACAGTTCCAACCCTAGGTCAGGATCAGGCTCCGTATCCAACTTTACCCAGTGTCACAGTTCATCCTGTGGACATGGGACTTACCATAACTTCAGAACCTACTACCCAGGTTGAAGGTTCTACAACCACCAAGACTACAACTCCCCCTCCAAAGGACCTTGAGATGACGCTTGCGCATCTCGAGCAGATTCAGAGGCAACATCCAAACCTGACTGAAGTCACTGTTCCACCTATGGACCTGGAAATTACTGTAACTGCAGGATCCAATATGGAAGTTGAACCTTCTCCAGCCAGGCAAGAGACCCCAACTCAGCCTCCAGAGCCACCTAAGGAGGTTAAAGTTCAATATCCATTTCATCAGGAAGTGATGAGTCCAACTCCAAGTAAGGGTGAAGTCCAGCATCCAGAATCACCCAGCATCACATTTCATAATGGGGGCTTGGGGCTTACCATTACTCCAGAACCTATTACAGAGGCTAAACATTCTGCAACCACGAAGAAGACTACAGCTCCTTCTCCAGCGGACCTTGAGGTGACACTTGCACATCGAGAGCGTGTTCAGAGTCAACAGCCAAACCTGACTAAAGTCACTGTTCCACCTATGGACTTGGAAATTACTGTAAGTCACCAACCAGAGTCATCTGAGTCGGTTCTCCCCCCAACGACTCAGCCCTCAGTGGTGCATTTTGCAAAATACTTCCCAGAAAAGGCATATACAACTTTCACTGAGCAGCCAGAACAGAGTGTTACCACAAATGTCAACATATGTGAGCTCTGTACCTGCAAAGATGAGACGCTATCGTGTACTGGTTTCAGCCCAAAGCAGAGGCTCCGCAGAGTGCCTGTGCCAGAGCCCAACACGGACAACAACACCTTCACCATCTT AAATTTCCAAGGAAACGCTATTTCTTACATTGAGGAGAATACATGGAAGCCATACCGTTGGACTGAGAAATTGTGA
- the LOC140607038 gene encoding uncharacterized protein isoform X1: MGASPGSLNISVSLARPSAPLAWVSAPQSIMSRLCLSLFFIFTWQPSWLLGQAAPLPAWARRTSGPRRSPEPPEPPEPWSSHSSELLHESLQALTHPAEAGGGFNNLRSSAPAQISAPPKQLTETLVPFLDTDSNGELPPETDQYLNDKPTLHERLLQVVPALGDENQAIVLPPPLKSKMKTGDEPEDHQSLEILAPPLDSQGLNQRKFFVSSPNLDKDLVQHRRLAKVVIGTPNQFANKELLEQLQDDYSDSGMDIIYPEENRPMDFPGGPDQPPELPEELEISSLLQETPAGPLQSTVEEPEPFVPGVEAQAKHPESPEETETPPLLQDALSQPPEILKEAGNSVSPQEAPAEPSSTPEVQQEASAQPTEAPEEVEPWTPQEAPAQPPEEKVPPQEVNVPSLSQNEAQRPKLHNVTVKPVDLALTVTVTQPPQHPKKAEPAILQEQPAQPPELSLGEVEPIPTQQEHPAQPLEHHEVKVAPPGHHQVQQLNLPNITVKLAGVQVTVTPEPTTEVGPLPVQRESVTQPSVPLNVEPFATQHEAPTLPPQSPEENEHLPFQQETPTESPESPTQEKPPTQQETPVQTAGEVKPSTTQQDTLAQDSQAPEEGESPSTQEEALAQLPGTQEEKEPSPPQQEAPAELPQIPEEGEPSSIQEESQDHHAQTPEKAKPSSTQQEAPTQYPQASEEGEPSPAQEEAPTQFPQIHVKSGFPEQHPAPAENVEPYPDQQGVPTQTGDLPEETELSPSQQWSSSLPQMPVVGVEPSPVQPEHQAQPPESSTDIVAQPPVHHEVTSSRLGPGEAQHPMLPNITAKPVDLEVFITPVPTKFEHAPGQQEASAQAPVPPEQVEFSPAQSELLFESPETLEDEFPPGQQELIVKTPDPPKEMEPTSAQQEAPAEPSEPHKEIEPSSNEYTVSAHSPGPTEDVKPPTQPEVPAQPPVPQQVPAISPEPRQEVEPSATQQESPAQSLELADKVEPLPVSQKTPSQLLQFPEKVESSPVLQEAPSLPLEPLKEVELSPAQQVAQTQPSELPEKLESFPILQQASTQSPEPHQESEPSPAQPPEPSKEVEPQLPVHNEMTVPPQGQDQAQRSSLPSVTAKPVDLEFTVPPEPSTTLQQTLAPPEDPEVTLPHPEHVEAQSPNLSEVTVQPLDLELTITPEPITEVETSTMQETPGPPLEPPDESVMQPPMYREVTVPTPGQDQARHLLLPNVTVQPLDLELTLTPEPTTKVEHSTTVSKTTVPPKDMEVTFAHQEQVQAQHPILTEVTVQPLDLGLTITSEFTKEIELPQPMQETPIQLPEPPKEVTVAQSPVYQEETIPTPGWDQIQHPSSPSVTVQPLDLELTVSPEPTTEVEHSTALKKTIAPPKDVEVTFAHLEQVLSRRPNLTKVTVQPLDLELTITPASTTEIEPSPTMPLELPKELVAQPSIYQEAAVPTSAQDQAQHLWSPNVTTQPLALELTISPKPTTEVEQSTTLHQTTAPPKDLEVTFPPSEQVQVQHSTLNKVKVKPLDLGLTITPEPTTETKPSPTMQETPTQPPEPPKEVVVQYPFHQEGTVPTLGQDQAPYPTLPSVTVHPVDMGLTITSEPTTQVEGSTTTKTTTPPPKDLEMTLAHLEQIQRQHPNLTEVTVPPMDLEITVTAGSNMEVEPSPARQETPTQPPEPPKEVKVQYPFHQEVMSPTPSKGEVQHPESPSITFHNGGLGLTITPEPITEAKHSATTKKTTAPSPADLEVTLAHRERVQSQQPNLTKVTVPPMDLEITVSHQPESSESVLPPTTQPSVVHFAKYFPEKAYTTFTEQPEQSVTTNVNICELCTCKDETLSCTGFSPKQRLRRVPVPEPNTDNNTFTILNFQGNAISYIEENTWKPYRWTEKLILSENYLTELHKDSFEGLLSLQYL, translated from the exons ATGGGGGCGTCACCGGGCTCCCTGAACATTTCGGTTTCTCTGGCGAGACCGAGCGCCCCACTGGCTTGGGTCTCTGCTCCGCAGAGTATCATGTCCAGGCTttgcctctcccttttttttatttttacctggcAACCGTCGTGGTTGTTGGGCCAGGCAGCTCCGCTTCCCGCGTGGGCCCGTCGGACCTCCGGCCCTCGGAGATCCCCGGAACCCCCGGAACCCCCGGAACCCTGGTCTTCGCACTCTTCTGAACTCCTGCATGAATCGCTCCAGGCACTTACCCACCCCGCAGAGGCGGGGGGGGGCTTTAATAACTTGAGGTCCTCTGCTCCAGCCCAGATATCGGCCCCGCCTAAGCAGTTGACTGAGACTTTGGTTCCATTCCTGGACACGGATTCAAATGGTGAGCTGCCCCCAGAGACAGATCAGTATCTGAATGACAAGCCAACCCTGCACGAAAGGCTCTTACAAGTGGTTCCAGCGTTGGGTGATGAGAATCAGGCCATAGTTCTACCTCCTCCactcaaaagtaagatgaaaacTGGAGATGAGCCAGAAGATCACCAGTCATTGGAAATACTTGCTCCACCTCTGGACAGTCAGGGTTTAAACcaaagaaagttttttgtttcatcCCCAAACCTGGACAAAGATCTAGTTCAGCATCGAAGGCTTGCCAAAGTTGTTATTGGAACTCCAAACCAATTTGCAAATAAAGAGCTCCTAGAACAACTGCAGGACGATTATTCAGATTCTGGTATGGATATCATATACCCTGAGGAAAACCGACCAATGGATTTCCCAGGGGGACCAGATCAACCCCCAGAGCTCCCTGAGGAGCTTGAAATTTCTTCACTCCTGCAGGAGACCCCTGCAGGACCTCTCCAGTCCACTGTAGAGGAACCTGAACCTTTTGTGCCTGGAGTGGAGGCCCAGGCCAAGCATCCAGAGTCCCCTGAAGAGACAGAAACACCTCCACTTCTTCAGGACGCTCTATCTCAGCCTCCAGAGATCCTTAAGGAAGCTGGAAATTCTGTAAGCCCACAGGAGGCCCCAGCTGAACCTTCAAGTACCCCTGAAGTCCAACAGGAAGCCTCAGCTCAACCTACAGAGGCACCTGAGGAAGTAGAACCTTGGACCCCTCAGGAGGCCCCAGCTCAGCCACCAGAGGAGAAGGTACCACCTCAGGAGGTAAATGTGCCATCTCTGAGTCAGAATGAAGCTCAGCGGCCAAAATTACACAATGTCACTGTTAAACCTGTAGATTTGGCACTTACTGTAACTGTGACTCAGCCTCCACAGCACCCCAAGAAGGCTGAGCCTGCAATCCTGCAAGAACAACCAGCTCAGCCACCAGAGCTGTCTTTGGGGGAGGTGGAACCTATTCCAACCCAGCAGGAGCACCCAGCTCAACCTCTAGAGCATCATGAGGTGAAAGTTGCACCTCCAGGTCACCATCAGGTTCAACAGTTAAACCTGCCCAATATCACTGTTAAACTTGCAGGCGTGCAGGTTACTGTAACACCAGAACCCACTACAGAGGTGGGACCTTTGCCAGTTCAACGTGAGTCTGTCACTCAGCCCTCTGTGCCCCTTAATGTGGAACCTTTTGCAACCCAGCATGAAGCCCCAACTCTGCCTCCACAGTCCCCTGAGGAGAATGAACATTTGCCATTTCAACAGGAGACTCCAACTGAGTCCCCAGAATCTCCCACACAGGAGAAACCTCCAACACAGCAGGAGACCCCTGTTCAGACCGCTGGAGAGGTTAAACCTTCCACAACCCAGCAGGACACCCTGGCTCAGGATTCACAGGCTCCTGAGGAGGGTGAATCACCTTCAAcccaggaggaggccctggcTCAACTTCCAGGGACTCAGGAAGAGAAGGAACCTTCTCCACCCCAGCAGGAGGCCCCTGCTGAGCTTCCACAAATCCCTGAGGAGGGTGAACCTTCCTCAATACAGGAGGAGAGCCAGGATCATCATGCACAGACTCCTGAGAAAGCTAAACCTTCTTCAACCCAGCAGGAGGCCCCAACCCAGTATCCACAGGCCTCTGAGGAGGGAGAACCATCTCCAGCTCAGGAAGAGGCTCCCACTCAATTTCCACAAATTCATGTGAAGAGTGGGTTTCCAGAACAACATCCAGCCCCTGCTGAAAATGTTGAACCTTATCCAGATCAGCAGGGAGTACCAACACAGACTGGAGATCTTCCTGAAGAAACTGAACTTTCTCCAAGCCAGCAGTGGAGCTCATCTCTGCCTCAGATGCCTGTCGTAGGTGTAGAACCTTCTCCAGTCCAGCCTGAGCACCAGGCTCAGCCTCCAGAGTCCTCTACAGATATTGTAGCTCAGCCTCCAGTACATCATGAGGTGACATCCTCACGTCTAGGTCCTGGTGAAGCTCAGCATCCAATGTTGCCCAATATCACAGCAAAACCTGTAGATCTGGAGGTTTTCATAACTCCAGTGCCCACTAAGTTTGAACATGCtccagggcagcaggaggcctCTGCTCAAGCTCCAGTTCCCCCTGAGCAGGTTGAATTTTCTCCAGCCCAGTCCGAGCTTCTTTTCGAGTCTCCAGAGACCCTTGAAGATGAATTTCCTCCAGGCCAACAAGAACTCATAGTAAAGACTCCAGACCCTCCTAAGGAGATGGAACCTACTTCAGCCCAACAGGAGGCCCCAGCTGAGCCATCAGAGCCCCATAAGGAGATTGAACCATCTTCAAATGAGTACACAGTCTCAGCTCATTCTCCAGGGCCCACTGAAGACGTCAAGCCTCCAACCCAACCAGAGGTTCCAGCTCAGCCTCCTGTTCCCCAGCAGGTCCCAGCTATATCTCCTGAGCCCCGACAGGAGGTAGAGCCTTCTGCCACACAACAGGAATCCCCAGCCCAGTCTTTAGAACTTGCTGACAAAGTGGAACCTCTTCCAGTCTCTCAAAAGACCCCTTCTCAGCTTCTACAGTTTCCTGAGAAGGTGGAATCCTCTCCAGTCCTGCAAGAAGCTCCATCTCTACCTCTAGAGCCCCTTAAGGAGGTAGAACTTTCTCCAGCCCAACAGGTGGCACAGACTCAGCCTTCAGAGCTCCCTGAGAAGCTAGAGTCATTTCCAATTCTGCAGCAGGCTTCAACTCAGTCTCCAGAGCCCCATCAAGAGTCAGAACCTTCTCCAGCTCAGCCTCCAGAGCCATCTAAGGAGGTTGAACCACAACTTCCAGTCCATAACGAGATGACAGTTCCACCTCAAGGACAAGATCAAGCTCAGCGTTCAAGCTTGCCCAGTGTCACTGCTAAACCTGTTGACTTGGAGTTTACTGTACCTCCAGAGCCTTCTACAACCCTGCAGCAGACTCTAGCTCCTCCAGAGGATCCAGAGGTGACACTTCCACATCCAGAACATGTTGAGGCTCAGAGTCCAAATTTGTCTGAAGTCACAGTTCAACCTTTAGATCTGGAGCTTACCATAACACCAGAACCCATTACAGAGGTTGAAACTTCAACGATGCAAGAGACTCCAGGTCCTCCTTTAGAGCCACCTGACGAGTCTGTAATGCAGCCTCCCATGTATCGGGAGGTGACAGTTCCAACTCCAGGTCAGGATCAAGCTCGGCATCTATTGTTACCCAATGTAACGGTTCAGCCTTTGGACTTGGAGCTTACCCTAACTCCAGAACCCACCACAAAAGTTGAACATTCTACAACCGTGAGTAAAACTACTGTTCCTCCAAAGGACATGGAAGTGACATTTGCACATCAAGAGCAGGTTCAAGCTCAGCATCCAATCTTGACTGAAGTCACAGTTCAGCCTTTGGACCTGGGGCTTACCATAACTTCAGAATTCACTAAGGAGATTGAACTTCCTCAACCTATGCAGGAGACTCCAATCCAGCTTCCAGAGCCACCTAAGGAGGTTACTGTAGCTCAATCTCCAGTATATCAGGAGGAGACCATTCCAACACCAGGTTGGGATCAAATTCAGCATCCATCATCACCCAGTGTAACAGTTCAACCTTTGGACCTGGAGCTTACTGTAAGTCCAGAACCCACTACAGAAGTTGAACATTCTACAGCCCTGAAAAAGACTATAGCTCCTCCAAAAGACGTGGAGGTGACATTTGCACATCTCGAGCAGGTTCTGTCTCGCCGTCCAAACTTGACTAAGGTCACAGTTCAACCTTTGGACCTGGAACTTACCATAACTCCAGCATCCACTACAGAGATTGAACCTTCTCCAACCATGCCTCTAGAGCTGCCTAAGGAACTTGTAGCTCAACCTTCCATATATCAAGAGGCAGCAGTTCCAACGTCAGCTCAGGATCAAGCTCAGCACCTGTGGTCACCAAATGTGACAACACAACCTTTGGCCCTAGAGCTTACCATAAGTCCAAAACCCACTACAGAGGTTGAACAGTCTACAACTCTGCATCAGACTACAGCTCCTCCAAAGGACCTTGAGGTGACATTTCCACCATCAGAGCAGGTTCAGGTTCAGCATTCAACCTTAAATAAAGTCAAAGTTAAACCTTTGGACTTGGGGCTTACCATAACTCCAGAACCTACTACAGAGACCAAACCTTCTCCAACCATGCAAGAGACCCCAACTCAGCCTCCAGAGCCACCTAAGGAGGTTGTAGTTCAATATCCATTCCATCAGGAGGGGACAGTTCCAACCCTAGGTCAGGATCAGGCTCCGTATCCAACTTTACCCAGTGTCACAGTTCATCCTGTGGACATGGGACTTACCATAACTTCAGAACCTACTACCCAGGTTGAAGGTTCTACAACCACCAAGACTACAACTCCCCCTCCAAAGGACCTTGAGATGACGCTTGCGCATCTCGAGCAGATTCAGAGGCAACATCCAAACCTGACTGAAGTCACTGTTCCACCTATGGACCTGGAAATTACTGTAACTGCAGGATCCAATATGGAAGTTGAACCTTCTCCAGCCAGGCAAGAGACCCCAACTCAGCCTCCAGAGCCACCTAAGGAGGTTAAAGTTCAATATCCATTTCATCAGGAAGTGATGAGTCCAACTCCAAGTAAGGGTGAAGTCCAGCATCCAGAATCACCCAGCATCACATTTCATAATGGGGGCTTGGGGCTTACCATTACTCCAGAACCTATTACAGAGGCTAAACATTCTGCAACCACGAAGAAGACTACAGCTCCTTCTCCAGCGGACCTTGAGGTGACACTTGCACATCGAGAGCGTGTTCAGAGTCAACAGCCAAACCTGACTAAAGTCACTGTTCCACCTATGGACTTGGAAATTACTGTAAGTCACCAACCAGAGTCATCTGAGTCGGTTCTCCCCCCAACGACTCAGCCCTCAGTGGTGCATTTTGCAAAATACTTCCCAGAAAAGGCATATACAACTTTCACTGAGCAGCCAGAACAGAGTGTTACCACAAATGTCAACATATGTGAGCTCTGTACCTGCAAAGATGAGACGCTATCGTGTACTGGTTTCAGCCCAAAGCAGAGGCTCCGCAGAGTGCCTGTGCCAGAGCCCAACACGGACAACAACACCTTCACCATCTT AAATTTCCAAGGAAACGCTATTTCTTACATTGAGGAGAATACATGGAAGCCATACCGTTGGACTGAGAAATT